Sequence from the Fusarium oxysporum Fo47 chromosome VI, complete sequence genome:
TATGGCGAAACATgtttggtggtgctgagATGTTGACGCTTAATGCAAAGGCTGGTACACGTACACGCTCAGCTTATAGCGCCACCCTTACCGCACCTGTCAAGAGTAACCCCGATATGAGGTTATCGCTCGAGGGTGTGGCTTCAGCCGCTGAAAAGCCATGGGCTTCTCATGAGGAGGTCCTTAAGGGTGGTACACTGCGATTTTCGTGGCTGAACCAACAGCGCGATACACAGTCCGTTGAGTATTCAGGCATCTGGAGACAGATTACTGGTTTGGCCGAAAACGCCAGCCCAACAGTCCGCGCAGATGCTGGTGACTCTATCAAGAGCTCTATCAAGCACACATTCTACAGGGAAAGGCGTGATAaccctcaacttcctcaGAGCGGATACATGCTCCGATCGGGACTTGAGGTAGCTGGTCTTGGTCCTCTTGCTGGTGATGTTGCCTTTTCCAAGGGTGAGGTCGAAGTCGGTGGTGCTGTCCCAATTCCTTTGCCAGGCATTCGTGAGCGAACAGGAATCTCGATTGGTGGTGGATTGAGACTAGGTTTGCTTTGCCCGTTGCCTCTTGGTTATGAGTTTGGTGGAAAGCTTCGCCCTACTCGTATCAACGATCGCTTCCAACTTGGAGGACCAACAGACGTCCGAGGCTTCAAGCTCGGAGGTCTTGGCCCCCATGATGGTTCTGACTCTGTCGGAGGCGACGTCTTTGCTGCTGGCAGTGTCAACATGCTTCTTCCCGTTCCCTACAAGGGACCCGATTCCGGTCTACGATTCCAGCTCTTTGCTAATGGTGGTCGTCTCGTTGCTCTCAAGGACAGCAAGAAGTCCTCCAGCAGTGGCTCCACGCAGGAGCTGTCCGGGACAGCTGTCCGAAATGGCATGGTGAACGCAGTTGGTGAGCTTTTCAACGGTGTTCCCagtgttgctgctggtgttggtcttGTTTATGCTCATCCTGTTGCTCGTTTCGAGCTGAACTTCAGTTTGCCTTTGGCTCTGAGGAAAGGAGAGGCTTCAACGAAGGGGCTACAGGTCGGCGTGGGCATCAACTTTTTGTAAAAACATAGATATCCTTATGACTGAAATACCACTCTTGCGTTTCAAATTTGCAGTTCAAATGCCAAA
This genomic interval carries:
- a CDS encoding SAM complex subunit SAM50 is translated as MAAIPGSTGGPSMDPFNKLHSDTGSLLHEAESKPEFQKEQDEAKQRRLAQVIGDQQLAPMTINELRIHGAVNTRTNFLDPIFQPLIADASNASSTVGDVINSLRIASNKLDGLQIFQPQPEVYLTSAQQTDPSTSPTDVNVDIRVKELSRFKLQTGTDVGNGEGSAYGSLLWRNMFGGAEMLTLNAKAGTRTRSAYSATLTAPVKSNPDMRLSLEGVASAAEKPWASHEEVLKGGTLRFSWLNQQRDTQSVEYSGIWRQITGLAENASPTVRADAGDSIKSSIKHTFYRERRDNPQLPQSGYMLRSGLEVAGLGPLAGDVAFSKGEVEVGGAVPIPLPGIRERTGISIGGGLRLGLLCPLPLGYEFGGKLRPTRINDRFQLGGPTDVRGFKLGGLGPHDGSDSVGGDVFAAGSVNMLLPVPYKGPDSGLRFQLFANGGRLVALKDSKKSSSSGSTQELSGTAVRNGMVNAVGELFNGVPSVAAGVGLVYAHPVARFELNFSLPLALRKGEASTKGLQVGVGINFL